The region TGACAATTGTTAGTTATTTCTGGTTTTGGTTTCTGTAAGTAATTAATATGAATGTGTCTTCTTAAAGCAAAGActtaaaataaataatgtatGATCAATACTACTTTTTGCAGCGGCCTGTAGAAAAATGGGATGATAGCTCAAAATCAAAGGAgcaaatcaaagaaaaattgTTGAACAGGCAAGTGGCTGCTATGAGAAGAGAAAAGGCTTTGGCCTATGCATCAACACATCAGGTAGGAAACTACCTCTTTTATAGATTTTTGTATTTTGGAGTTTAATGGAACAGAGAAAAACAAATTCTGGATTCAGCCTATGCATAAATAAGTTCATTTTGATTGTCCTACTCCTACACCAGTCAATTGGTCATACTTTTATGTACTTGGTGACAACACATACATGCTATACAATCAGATGAGCTTGTTAATGTCAGGCTAACATGCTACTGTTCCAACCTTGAATTGGGTGGTATTTGAAAGTGTAAAACAAAACATATTAGCTTATACACTAATAAAGGCATTAATGTAGTGTTTTGCTCTAAATCAAAACAGGAAAACATAGTGAAAATGCAAGCATAGACTTGTATTCTATTAGTCTATGCATCTATTTGTTTTGTGCATGTTGGTAGGACCAATGTTTCTGGTAAACATTAAGATTTCCTGTGGATTCTCATAactaattatcccaaaagcttaaatgATCACCTATCATGTGGTTAGATTCAACTTAGAATAATGAGGACAACAAGAATTAAACTCTAGACTATTTAGTCACAGGGACTCAGATACTATGTCATAAATCAACTAtttcaaaagcttaagctattaggTGAAGATAAATGAATGGTTTTGTATTTCTAACCTAAGATAACCCATGACATTGTCCAACAGCAAACATGGAGGAACTCTTCAAAATCCACAAATGCCACATTCATGGATCCAAACAATCCCCACTGGGGCTGGAATTGGCTTGAGAGATGGATGGCTGCAAGGCCATGGGAGGGCCAAACCACCATGAACCAAAACAATCATGCATCTGGAAAGAGTGCTGCAAGCCACACCATGTCAGTTGGGGAAATCACCAAATTGTACTCTCTCAGAGATCAGAATCAAGAACCTAAGAACTCACCTTCACCTGCTCAAAAAGCAACTCGGCCTCGCGGTCACAATTCCCCTTTAGCTTCAAAGCCCCCATCTAATGGGAAAACAAAGGCATCATCAAGCCCCAAGGTTAATTCATGGGGTGGCAATGGTGACTCAGGAAACATATTCAACAAGAACTCGGAGAGCGTCGACCGGAGGCATAGCATTGCAGGATCTCCAGAGAGAGATGATGAGAGCCTTGCAAGCTCACCAGCACCTCCAACTCACACTACTACAGCAACATCCACAAAGGTTGTTGCAAAGGCCAGGTCCTCCAAAGTGCAACTGCAAAGTCCATCTGGGGTGCTAAGAAACaatggaacaacaacaacacctgAAAAGGGAGGTTCTGTTTCTGCAAAGAAGAGGCTTTCTTTCCCAGATTCTCCATCCAATGCAAGAAGGCTTTCTGTTTCAACTAAGGGGGTTTCCAATAAGAATGTTGCTGCCAACACCATCCCTGAATAGAAAGTGAAAGTGGAAAATGGAGAGAGCAGGTAGAGGTGGTGCACAAGTTCCATGTAGAATAGAATTCATGAAAATATATGCCTTTCTATCAACTAACTCATTCTTCAGAAGCCCTGAGGTTGGTGCCATGG is a window of Lotus japonicus ecotype B-129 chromosome 5, LjGifu_v1.2 DNA encoding:
- the LOC130721405 gene encoding protein IQ-DOMAIN 3-like produces the protein MGRKGSWFSSVKKVFISDSRKDQKHHHKSKLACFGHHHQSEDPERASEGAVVAVVCPSLPPRKDVKPKPDEAENEQSKQAFSLVLATAVAAGAAVAAAAEVARLNNASRYPGKTNEEIAAIKIQTAFRGYRARRSLRALRGLSRLKTLVQGQSVQRQAATTLQCMQTLSRVQTQVNARKIRMSEENQSFQRQLQQKRDKELDKSQPARPVEKWDDSSKSKEQIKEKLLNRQVAAMRREKALAYASTHQQTWRNSSKSTNATFMDPNNPHWGWNWLERWMAARPWEGQTTMNQNNHASGKSAASHTMSVGEITKLYSLRDQNQEPKNSPSPAQKATRPRGHNSPLASKPPSNGKTKASSSPKVNSWGGNGDSGNIFNKNSESVDRRHSIAGSPERDDESLASSPAPPTHTTTATSTKVVAKARSSKVQLQSPSGVLRNNGTTTTPEKGGSVSAKKRLSFPDSPSNARRLSVSTKGVSNKNVAANTIPE